A single region of the Pogoniulus pusillus isolate bPogPus1 chromosome Z, bPogPus1.pri, whole genome shotgun sequence genome encodes:
- the RGMB gene encoding repulsive guidance molecule B: MGRAAPRRAAGAEPPPCGQRQPSLVCLGLVAVLALLLGSGDCQLQTPCRIQKCTADFVSLTSHLNSALAGFDVEFCKALRAYSACTYRNSKACRGNLVYHSAVLGISDLMSQRNCSKDGPTSSTNSEETHDPCSYSGHKEGREHQGGEKTSPPTYLFCGLFGDPHLRTFKDHFQTCKVEGAWPLVDNDYLSVQVTNVPVVPGSSATATNKITIIFKPYQDCTDQKVYQAVTDDLPAAFVDGTTSGGDGNTKSLQIVEKISGKYVEMDARYIGTTVYIRQLGHYLTLAIRMPQELVMAYEESQDLQLCVNGCPSSERIDGSGHLTSPLRGQLLPHGSTSHPWSVYTLESATTKCHEKMLVKDIYFYSCIFDLLTTGDTNFTAAAHSALQDVEALHPRREHWHIFPSSRGGSVGKDSKFFVCFGLLCLILVAFP; the protein is encoded by the exons ATGGGGAGAGCTGCGCCTCGTCGCGCCGCCGGGGCTGAGCCACCGCCTTGCGGACAGCGCCAGCCGTCGCTTGTTTGCCTTGGCCTCGTCGCCGTCCTGGCGCTGCTGCTGGGATCAG GTGACTGCCAGCTGCAAACACCTTGTCGAATTCAGAAGTGCACCGCTGACTTTGTGTCCTTAACGTCACATCTGAACTCAGCTCTTGCAGGCTTTGATGTGGAGTTCTGCAAGGCCTTGCGAGCGTACTCTGCCTGTACCTACCGTAATTCCAAAGCATGTCGTGGAAACCTAGTCTACCACTCTGCAGTGCTTGGCATCAGCGACCTCATGAGCCAGAGAAACTGTTCCAAAGATGGACCCACATCCTCTACCAACTCTGAAGAGACCCATGATCCCTGCAGTTACAGTGGCCACAAAGAAGGCAGGGAACATCAGGGAGGGGAGAAGACTTCTCCTCCTACTTACCTGTTTTGTGGCTTGTTTGGTGATCCTCATCTGAGGACTTTTAAGGATCATTTCCAGACATGCAAAGTGGAAGGTGCTTGGCCTCTTGTAGACAATGACTACTTATCAGTCCAAGTGACCAATGTGCCTGTGGTCCCAGGATCCAGTGCTACTGCTACAAACAAG ATAACTATTATCTTTAAACCATACCAAGACTGTACAGATCAGAAAGTATACCAGGCAGTGACTGATGACTTGCCTGCCGCTTTTGTTGATGGCACAACAAGTGGAGGTGATGGAAACACCAAGAGCTTGCAAATTGTGGAGAAAATCAGTGGCAAATACGTTGAAATGGATGCCAGGTACATTGGGACTACAGTGTACATACGCCAGCTTGGGCACTACTTAACTTTGGCCATTCGCATGCCTCAAGAGTTGGtcatggcctatgaggagagccaggatctgcagctctgtgtgaaTGGTTGCCCTTCAAGTGAACGTATTGATGGCAGTGGCCACTTAACATCGCCTCTTAGGGGGCAGTTGCTCCCTCATGGCAGTACTTCTCATCCCTGGTCAGTGTACACGCTGGAATCTGCCACCACTAAATGCCACGAGAAGATGTTGGTGAAGGACATCTATTTTTACTCATGCATATTTGACCTGCTCACCACTGGTGACACTAatttcacagctgcagctcacagTGCCTTGCAGGACGTGGAGGCACTGCACCCCAGAAGGGAACACTGGCATATCTTTCCCAGCAGTAGAGGTGGTAGCGTGGGCAAAGATAGCAAATTCTTTGTGTGTTTTGGACTTCTGTGCTTGATCCTAGTTGCGTTTCCATAG